The segment ATTCGCGCGTCACGCGAGCGGCCTTGCGTTGATGACGCTGCCCGCCGATCTCGCCGAGATGCGCACCGTCTCTTATGCGGCCGCGGTCAAAACGCTCGAACGCTTGCGCGCGTTCTTCGATCATCAGGTCGTCGATCTCGGTGGCTTCTCGAATCTCGAATTCGTGAGTCATCTGATCGAAGCGGCCGACACGCTCTGGCTCGTCTGCGATGCCAACATCGCGTCGGCGGTATCGGCGGCGAGTCTTTGCACGGCGCTCGAAAGCGCGCGCGATGCCGAAAGCACGAGTCATCGCAAGCCGGAACTCATCGTCAACAAGCACGATCCGGCCTGCAATCTCGGACCCGAGGCGCTCGCCGCGCGTCTTGGGCTGCCGCTCGTGGCGACGTTGCCCGCGCGTGCGCAAGCACTCGTGCGCGCGGTGAATCAAGGTCAATTGCTCGGCGATACCGCGCCCGCCGATCCCTACGTCCGCGCCGTCGATGCCCTCGCCGCGCAACTCGCGGGAGAGCCCGTGCGCGCGTCGAACGATGTCGCGCCCGCAAGCCTCGCCCGTTTGTCGGCCAGACTTTTCAAGCGAGCCTAAGCGATGATCTCTTCCTTCGATCAGGATGTTGCCTTCGCGAGCGAAGCAGGCCCCGAAACCGTGGCCTTCGCTCACTCGCAACAGTTCCAGGATGTGGCAAGCGCCGCGCACGAGCATCTGCTAACGCGCATCGAGGAATTGGGCGCCGAGTTCGGCCGCTGGTCGCGTCAGGCGATTCAACAGTTCGTCGATACGGAAATGGACAGCTTCGTGCGGCAACGGCGCATACCGCTCAACGAAAGCGAAGTGCGCCTGGTCGCCGCCGCGTTGACTAAAGAGCTCGCAGGTTTCGGTCCGATAGAAGACTTGCTCGCCGATGCCGCCGTGGAAGACATCCTCATCAACGGCTATAGCGACGTGTACGTTTCGCGTCACGGCATGCTCGAAAAAGTGCCCGTGCGTTTCGCGGACAATGCGCATTTGCTGCGTATCGTGCGGCGCATTCTCGCGCCTATCGGCAGACGGCTCGACGAGTCGAACCCGATGGTCGACGCGCGTCTGCCCGATGGCGGCCGCCTGAACGTGATCATCGAACCGTTGTCGATAGACGGACCAGTGATCTCCATCCGCAAGTTTCGCCGCGACCCTTTGCGTCCCGACGATCTGCTAGCCAACGGCACGTTCGATGAAAACATCTCGGCGGTGCTGAAGGCTGCCGTCGAAGCGCGCTGCAATATTTTGGTCTCGGGCGGCACGAGTTCGGGCAAGACATCGCTGCTCAACGCGCTCGCGTTCTTCATTCCGAAGCACGAACGCGTCGTGACTATCGAGGACACGGCCGAGTTGTCGCTCAATCATCCGCATGTGGTGCGGCTCGAAAGCCGTCCGGGCGGCTTCGATGGCGCGGGCGTCGTCGCTATCCGCGATCTCTTGCGCAATACGTTGCGGATGCGGCCGGACCGCATCATCGTGGGCGAAGTGCGCGGCGGCGAAGTGCTCGAAATGCTTCAGGCGATGAACACCGGCCACGATGGCTCGATGGGAACCGTGCACGCGAGTTCGCCGCGCGAATGTCTGTATCGACTGGAGATGCTTGCGGGTTTTGCCGGCTTTCAGGGCACCGAAGCCAGCTTGCGCCGGCAGATCGCCAATGCCATCGACTTCATCGTGCAAATCGGGCGGCTCTCGAACGGCAAGCGACGCATTCTCTCGGTGACGGAAGTGACCGGCCTGTCCGACGACATCATCGCGACGCAAGAGCTTTATCGCTATGAAGCGGTCACGTCGGCGGATGGCGTCGATACGGACAACTGGGCCTCGCTCGGACTGCAACCGCATTCACCGAAGCTCGCGAAGTTCCGTCAGTCGCTTGCCGCCTTGACGCGCGCCGAAGACTTCCCACCGCAGGAAGGCCGCTTCAATGTCAGCGGAGGCTTCGGTGTCTAGCGGAATCGCACTCGTCTGCATGATCGCCGTGCTGTGCGCCGCAAGCGGCATGCTGCTGTGGATGCGCGGCTTGCAAAAACGCGACGCACGCCTCGCGCAGCATTTCTTCACGCGTCAGATGCAAACGGCAGGTACGCAGACACCATTGCCGCCGCTTTCCGCGCGCGTGGCGCAAGCGCAGCATCGGCAAGCGGGTGAAGCCGTCGCGCCGCGCAGCGACGTTCATCGCGCGATAGAGCGCGTCATGGGCGAACTCGGCGCGCTCTTTCACCGCGCAAGCGTGCGCAAGCCGCGCGCGGCGCTCACCATGTGGGCGGCGTTCACTGGCGTGGCGGCGCTCGTATGCTGGACGCGTATCGGCATGGTGATGGCGCTCGTTGCCATCGCGATGTCGGCGGTCGGCTTCTACGCGATCCTCACGTGGCGCGCGCAGAAACGCAATCAACGCATCGTGCGCCAGTTGCCTTCGTTTCTCGAAGGCATCGTGCGGCTCGTGACCATCGGCAATAGCGTTCCGGCGGCTTTTCAAGGCGCGGCCGCCACCGCCGACGATCCATTGCGTGAGTGCCTCGAACAGGTCATGCCGCGTCTGAAGGGCGGCGCGGATATCGATCAGGCGTTGACGGCCGTCGCGCGCATGTATCGCGTGGAGCAGTTCGAACTGATCGGCTCGGTGTTGCGCATCTCGGTCAAATTCGGTGGCCGCTCGGACGTAATGCTCGAACGCATGGCCGCGTTCATGCGCGATCTCGAACAGGCGGATCGTGAACTCGTCGCGCTATCCACCGAGACGCGGCTTTCGTCGTGGGTACTCGGCTCGCTGCCGGTCGGACTCGGCGCCGCGATCATCCTGCTGAACCCCGCCTACTTCGATGCAATGTGGACGGACGTGCTCGGCAAGAAGCTCGTCTACGGCGCGTTCGCTCTGCAGACGCTCGGCGCGTTCCTGCTGTATCGCCTCGCGCGTCTGCGCGATTGAAACAACACATGGACAACAGCATCGTGCCCGCTCAATTCGTTATCGCGCTTGCCGCCGTCGCCGCCGCGCTCGGTTGCGTGCTTATCGGCGTGAACGCGTTCTCGCGGACCTTACGCTCGCGCCGCGCGTCCGGCGTGCTCGAACGCGCGCTCGATCGTCAGAGTGCGCCCGTGCAAAAAGACGACGCAAATCGGCGACCATTTCCGCGCTTTTTCTCGCTCACGGGAATGGCTCATGTCGTCGGCTCGAAGTGGCTCGAATCGCGGCTCGGACGGATGATCGTCGCCGACGAAGACCGCCGCCTGCTCGACCGCTGCGGCCATACCGATGCAAGCTCCCGCGCCCGCTTTCTCGCCGCGCGGCTCGTTGCATCGATCGTGCTACCGGCCTTCGTGGTGTTCGCATCGCACGGCAATGTGCACGGCTCGCGCTTCATGCTGACGTGCTTCGCCGCGCTCCTCGTAGGCTTCATGGCGCCGAAGTGGTATGTGAAGCGCAAGGCAACGAAGCGGCAACGGTCGATCATCGGTGAATTGCCAATGTTCGTCGACCTGTTACGCATTCTTCAGGGCGTGGGACTTTCGCTCGATCAGAGCATCTCGGTCATCGTCAGCGACTTTGCCAAGGTGATGCCGATTCTCACGCAGGAACTCGCGCTCGCGCAACGGCAATACGCGACGGGCCGCACGCGTGAGCAGGCCATGAAACGCCTTGCCACGAGCTACGAAAGCGACGATCTCGCCGCCGTGCTGCGCCTCATGATTCAAATCGAACAGCATGGCGGCGCGGTGCAGGAACCGCTGCGGCAATTCGGCGACCGGCTGCGCGAAATGCGCCGCACGGGCCTGCGCGAACGCATCGGCAAATTGACCGTGAAGATGACGGGCGTGATGGTGCTGACGCTCTTGCCCGCGCTTCTCATCATGACGGCGGGGCCGGGCTTCATCGCCGTATTCCATTCGCTGGCCGGCTTGCACAGGTAACGCGGCCAACCTTTTCAACGAGATCAGACATGAACTTCACGACCCACGCGCGTATCGGCGCCATTCTTCTCTGTGCCTTGCTTGGCGCATGCGCCTCGAAGCAGGATCGCGGCTATGGTCTCGGCGCGCAGGCCGAGCACGAAGCAACGCTCGAACGCACGAACCGTGAGAGCGCGTTGCCCGACACGCCCGGCATGTATCTGGCGTTGATCGACAAGATGCAGAGCGAAGGGATGTTCTATGCATCGCTCGCGCATATCGACGCTTACGAGAAGCGCTTCAACCGCTCCGCCGATTCCACCTTGCGCCGCGCCGATGCATTGCGGCAGACGGGACAAGCGGCCGCGAGCCGCACCGCGTACGAAGCGCTTTTGTCGACGCCGCTCGCCGCGCGTGGCTATCGTGGACTGGGCTTGCTGTCGGGTCAGTCAGGCGATTTCGACGCGGCCGCCGCGCAATTCGCGCACGCCTCCGATCTCGCCCCGACCGATGCGCCGATTCTTTCCGATCTCGGTTATGCACTGCTGCGTGCAGGCGATGTGGAGGGCGCGCGCGTGCCGCTGATGAAGGCGTCCGAACTCGCGCCGAACAGCACGAAGACCATGAGCAATGTGGCGTTGTATCTGCTCGCGAGCGGTCAGGCCGCGAATGCGCAGAGCCTGATGACGCAGCAGAAGTTTTCGCCGAACGCGCAGCAGGCTATTGCCGACGATGCAAAACGCGTCGCGGATGCGGCGCGCTCGCATCGCCCGGCAAGCATGGCGAGCGCAGCGCTGTGAGCAACTACGCCGCGGCGCTGACGGCCGCCATGCGCCGCGCCGCGAGTTCGGCTTCGGCCGATATGGGCGCGAAGCGAAAGCCGTTGCGGCCCTTGCGCTTGGCTTCGTACATGGCGCGGTCGGCTTCCGCGAGCATCGTTTCCGTGGATGTCGCATAACCCGCCGCGCACATCGCGATACCCACGCTCGTGCCGAGCTGCGCCTCGCGCTGACCCAGATCGAACGTCTTGCCGATAGCGCGGCAGATATCCTGCGCGATACGGCTGCAAGCACTCGCCGATGCAATGTCGCGCGCCAGCAAGACAAACTCGTCGCCCGCGAGGCGGCAGACCAGATCGGTCGCGCGCGTCGCTTTCTTCAGGCGGTGCGCGACTTGTCTCAGCAAGGCATCGCCCGCGTCGTGACCGTACTGGTCGTTGATGGCTTTGAAACCGTCGAGGTCCATGAAGAAGAGCGCAAACGGAATTTCTTCATCGCGCGCGGAGTGCACCGCCAGCGACAGCTGCTCTTGTAACGCGCGGCGGTTCGGCAGGCCGGTCAATGCATCGAGCATGATTTCCGAATGCATTTGATTCTCGCGCTGCTTGCGCTCCGTGATGTCCTGCGACATCACATAGAAGCCGACCACCTTGCCGCGCTCCATGTCGGGAATATAAGTCGCGCTCCACACACGTCCGGATTCCACGTTGTAGACGATATCCTCATGCGTCACGCGCTCGCCTGCCAGCACGCGCTGGAACAGCGGATAACTGCGCTCGAAAACTTCATCGCCCACGGTCTCGCGAACAGACTTGCCGCGCAGCGCCATGGGATCGAAGCCGAATACATCGCGATACACCTCGTTGTTGAAGCGGTAGCAGAGATTCGCATCGACGTGAGCGATCAGAATCGGCAGGTTGTCCGTGATCGTCTGCAACGCCATGCGGCTGCTCGTCAGTTCGCAGGTGCGTTCGAGTACGCGGCGCTCGAGTTCCTGCTGATAGTCGCGCAAAAGCTGCTCGCTATGTTTGCGGCTCGTGATGTCCTGCATGACACTCACGAAGTGGCTCGGCGTGCCGTCGTGATCGCGCAATAGCGCGACGCTCAGGTGAATCCACACGGTGCCGCCATCTCGTTTGCGATAGCGTTTTTCAAGCGAATACGTTTGACGCGCACCACTCAGCAGTTCCGCGACGAGTTGCAAGTCGGCGGCAAGATCCGCTTCTTCCGTGATCTCCTGGAAGGTCATGTGCACGAGTTCGCTCGCGCTGTAGCCGGTGATCTCGCACAGCTTCGGATTCACTTCGATGAAGCGCCCGTCGAGATCGACGATAGCCTTGCCCGTCGGCGTCTGCTGGAAGATCGTATGGAAGCGCGTTTCCGAAAGCCTCAAACGGCGGCGGTCGTTCTCCTGGACTTCGCGCGTATCGCGGGCCGCTTCGCGTTGCACGAGTTCGCGCTCGACTGTCGCCGCCAGATCGCACAGCGCGGCACGCAGATTGGCGGACAACGTGCGCGGCTTCGTATCGATGGCGCAGAGTGTGCCGAGCACGAGACCTTCGGCCGAACGCAGCGGCACGCCCGCATAAAAGCGCACGAAGGGCTCGCCCGTGACGAGCGGATTGCTCGCGAAGCGTTCATCCGCGAGGGCATCATCGACGACGAGAAGCGCCTCGGAATGCACCGCATGCGAACAGAACGATACGTCGCGCGCGGTTTCGCACACGTCGAGCCCTACTCGCGACTTGAACCACTGCCGGTGTTCATCGACGAGCGACACCAGCACGATAGGCACCTGCAACAGCTCCGCGACGACGCGCGTAATGCGGTCGAATACTTCTTCTGGCGGCGTATCGAGCACGTCGATACTCCGCAATAATCGCAGCCTCTTTTTTTCGTTCGCGGGCAGCGGCGCTACATGCCATGTATTCACGATCGGTCGAATGCTCGTTACGGTTGCGATGAACCGTTGCGCTGTCTGGCGACGCAACGGGGGTTTCTTGCATCGCACTCTAACGTTCTCGAATGAAAACCAATTCGCCGATTAGGGGCTTTTTCACGCCGTTTATCCGGCGCTTCGTGAAGTTCAAACGTCGACGATCACCGCGTCGGGCCACATCAGCAGCTCGAATTGCGCGGGCGGCACGGGCTCCGAATATAGGAAACCTTGCGCGAAATCGCAGCCCACGGCCGCAAGGAAATCGCGTTGCTCGATCGTCTCCACGCCTTCGGCAATCACCTTCAGGCCGAGCTTGTGCGCGAGTCCGACCATCGCTTCGCAAAGCGCCTGGTTGTCCCGGTCGGAATCGAGGTTGTGCACGAACGAGCGGTCGATCTTCAGATAATCGATGTCGAAGCGCGTCAGGTAAGCCAGCGATGAATAGCCGGTGCCGAAGTCGTCGATGGAAATGCGGATGCCCGCATCGCGGAAAGCCAGCAGCTTTTCGTCGATGTTTGCTTCGGCATGCAGCAACAGACCTTCGGTGATCTCCACCGCGACGCTTTGCGCGGACATGCCGTGGCGGGCGAGATAGTCGGACCACTCCGTGCAAATCTGGCTGTCGTGCCGAATCTGCACCGGCGACATGTTGATACTGATCTGGAAGTCTTGATGAAAGCGCTCGCGCCAGTCGCGCGCCTGATGCGCCGCCTGCCTGAACACCCAGTCGCCGATGGGCACGATCAGCCCCGTATCCTCGGCAAGCGGAATGAACTCCAGCGGGCTGATGGTGCCGCGTTCCGGATGCAGCCAGCGAATCAGCGCCTCGGCCTTATGAATTTCCCCGGTCGCGAGATCGACGATCGGTTGATAGTAGACGCGGAATTGCTCTTCGGCCAAGGCGGTGCGCAGATCGCTCGTAAGCCGCAGGCGCTTTTCCGCCGCCACTTGCAGGTCGGGCGTGAAGTAGCTGAAGCGATTGCGCCCGGCGTTCTTGGCCGCGTACATCGCCTGATCGGCATTTTTGAAGAGCACGTCGAGTTCGCCCGCATCGTCCGGATAAAACGTCACACCCACGCTTGCGGAAATGAACGCCTCGTCGGGACCGAGCGTGAACGGCTCCGCCAAGGTGTCGATGATCGTGCGCGCCATCTCTTCGATGCTTTCGCTGTCGTCATCCACGTTCGGCACGATCACCGTGAA is part of the Caballeronia sp. TF1N1 genome and harbors:
- a CDS encoding CpaF family protein, which encodes MISSFDQDVAFASEAGPETVAFAHSQQFQDVASAAHEHLLTRIEELGAEFGRWSRQAIQQFVDTEMDSFVRQRRIPLNESEVRLVAAALTKELAGFGPIEDLLADAAVEDILINGYSDVYVSRHGMLEKVPVRFADNAHLLRIVRRILAPIGRRLDESNPMVDARLPDGGRLNVIIEPLSIDGPVISIRKFRRDPLRPDDLLANGTFDENISAVLKAAVEARCNILVSGGTSSGKTSLLNALAFFIPKHERVVTIEDTAELSLNHPHVVRLESRPGGFDGAGVVAIRDLLRNTLRMRPDRIIVGEVRGGEVLEMLQAMNTGHDGSMGTVHASSPRECLYRLEMLAGFAGFQGTEASLRRQIANAIDFIVQIGRLSNGKRRILSVTEVTGLSDDIIATQELYRYEAVTSADGVDTDNWASLGLQPHSPKLAKFRQSLAALTRAEDFPPQEGRFNVSGGFGV
- a CDS encoding type II secretion system F family protein, with the translated sequence MSSGIALVCMIAVLCAASGMLLWMRGLQKRDARLAQHFFTRQMQTAGTQTPLPPLSARVAQAQHRQAGEAVAPRSDVHRAIERVMGELGALFHRASVRKPRAALTMWAAFTGVAALVCWTRIGMVMALVAIAMSAVGFYAILTWRAQKRNQRIVRQLPSFLEGIVRLVTIGNSVPAAFQGAAATADDPLRECLEQVMPRLKGGADIDQALTAVARMYRVEQFELIGSVLRISVKFGGRSDVMLERMAAFMRDLEQADRELVALSTETRLSSWVLGSLPVGLGAAIILLNPAYFDAMWTDVLGKKLVYGAFALQTLGAFLLYRLARLRD
- a CDS encoding type II secretion system F family protein, whose protein sequence is MDNSIVPAQFVIALAAVAAALGCVLIGVNAFSRTLRSRRASGVLERALDRQSAPVQKDDANRRPFPRFFSLTGMAHVVGSKWLESRLGRMIVADEDRRLLDRCGHTDASSRARFLAARLVASIVLPAFVVFASHGNVHGSRFMLTCFAALLVGFMAPKWYVKRKATKRQRSIIGELPMFVDLLRILQGVGLSLDQSISVIVSDFAKVMPILTQELALAQRQYATGRTREQAMKRLATSYESDDLAAVLRLMIQIEQHGGAVQEPLRQFGDRLREMRRTGLRERIGKLTVKMTGVMVLTLLPALLIMTAGPGFIAVFHSLAGLHR
- a CDS encoding lipopolysaccharide assembly protein LapB — translated: MNFTTHARIGAILLCALLGACASKQDRGYGLGAQAEHEATLERTNRESALPDTPGMYLALIDKMQSEGMFYASLAHIDAYEKRFNRSADSTLRRADALRQTGQAAASRTAYEALLSTPLAARGYRGLGLLSGQSGDFDAAAAQFAHASDLAPTDAPILSDLGYALLRAGDVEGARVPLMKASELAPNSTKTMSNVALYLLASGQAANAQSLMTQQKFSPNAQQAIADDAKRVADAARSHRPASMASAAL
- a CDS encoding diguanylate cyclase domain-containing protein, with the protein product MLDTPPEEVFDRITRVVAELLQVPIVLVSLVDEHRQWFKSRVGLDVCETARDVSFCSHAVHSEALLVVDDALADERFASNPLVTGEPFVRFYAGVPLRSAEGLVLGTLCAIDTKPRTLSANLRAALCDLAATVERELVQREAARDTREVQENDRRRLRLSETRFHTIFQQTPTGKAIVDLDGRFIEVNPKLCEITGYSASELVHMTFQEITEEADLAADLQLVAELLSGARQTYSLEKRYRKRDGGTVWIHLSVALLRDHDGTPSHFVSVMQDITSRKHSEQLLRDYQQELERRVLERTCELTSSRMALQTITDNLPILIAHVDANLCYRFNNEVYRDVFGFDPMALRGKSVRETVGDEVFERSYPLFQRVLAGERVTHEDIVYNVESGRVWSATYIPDMERGKVVGFYVMSQDITERKQRENQMHSEIMLDALTGLPNRRALQEQLSLAVHSARDEEIPFALFFMDLDGFKAINDQYGHDAGDALLRQVAHRLKKATRATDLVCRLAGDEFVLLARDIASASACSRIAQDICRAIGKTFDLGQREAQLGTSVGIAMCAAGYATSTETMLAEADRAMYEAKRKGRNGFRFAPISAEAELAARRMAAVSAAA